CCGTCCGTCAGGCAGATGAGGCCCATCTGGCTCTCCAGCCGCGCACCGCACGAATAGATCGGCACGGGCGGGCCCGGGACATTGGTGACGACGGTGGAGAAAGGCTGCTTTACCCGTTCGGACAGGCCAAGCTGCGTATAGAGCCGCGCGCCCAGCGACATGTAGAGCGCGGGGCTGACCTTGCTCACCTCGGTCATGTTGCGTGCGCCCAGGGCATCGGTCATCGCTTTCGAATTGACCGTGTGTTCGTGGACATATTCCAGCCGGCGGACCGGTTCGGAGATATGCGTGCCGAGCGGCGCGATCATCGCTGCGACCTGGTTGCCCATGTCCCCTTTCTCGTCCTTCTCGCGCACGGATATCGGCGCCATCGCCGTCATCGTCCGCTTCGGCAGGTCGTCCTTCGCCGTCAGGTATTTGTGCAGCCCGCCGCCGATGATGGCGAGGAAGACGTCATTGACCTTGCAACCGGGCGACAGCGCGCGGATCGCCTTGATATCGGCGAGCGGGACGCTGACGCCCTGGACCACCCTGTGCGGGGAAATCTTGCGGTTGAACCGGGTGCGCGGGGCAACGAGGTCGGTCGTGACCCTGAAATCCTTTGCCGCCAGCCCCTTGATCGCCTTGGCGAAGCCAGGCGCGGCTCGGGCGGCAACGTCGATCTGCTTCATCGGATTGGTCAGCGCGTTGAAATAGCTCTTGCCCAGCAATTCGGCGGCATTCGGTATTTTTTCCGGCTCCCACGTATCGGGCTCGCTCGGCGGCGGGGCAGTCGGGTCCAGCGTGTGCATCGCTTCCAGCAGGTCGACACCGCTCATCCCGTCGATCGCCGCGTGGTGCACTTTCGTAACCATGGCGTAGCTGCCTTTCGGCACGCCTTCCACGTTCTCCAGCCCTTCGACGACCGTGAACTCCCATGGCGGCCGGGTGAGGTCGAGCGGGCGGGCGAAGATCCGCGCCGCCTGGATGCACAATTGCCGCCAGTCGCCCGGTTTCGGCAGGGCAAGGTGGCGCACGTGGTATTCGAGATCGAAATCGGGATCTTCGACCCAGTACGGGTAGTCGAGATCGAAGGGCACGCGCACCAGCCGCTGGCGAATGGTGCGGGACAGCTGCATGCGGCTTTCGAAGAAGGCGAGGATATCCTTGAACCGGACGAAGCCGCCCGGCGCCGTTTCCGGATTGTAGATGAGTATCGAGCCGATATGCATCGGTGAATTGCGCGTTTCCAGCGCGACGAAGCTGGCATCCATGCCTTGTAGCTGGCGCAACGATCTCTCCCTCACGGAACCGGCCCGCCCCGGTTTGTCCGGAGTCATCGCCGCTTGCCCTACGATTTTCTAATTGCAGGAAATCATGGCGTAACACGCAAAAGACTTTCGTCAAGTTGCGCCCATTTCCGCTAACGCGAACGTAAAGTGCGCGCCGGTTCGCCTGCGACAATCCGTGACAAAATACCGCCTTGCTAGCCGACCGTGCCTCGGCCAGCAGGTGCAGCGGGCGGGGCGACGATAGCGAAAGGCTGGCGAATGCCGCGTAATACCCTGATTTCCATGCTTCCCCTCCTTGCCATCGCGTCGGCTTCGATGCCCGCCATGGCCCAGGACACAGACGGCACGGCCTCGGTCGATCCCGAGACCGGCGAGATCGTCGTCGTGGCGCCGCGCCTTCGCGGGCAGGTCGATACCGATGTGCCGCCGTTGCTGGAACTGGATGAGGAAGATATCGAGGCCTATGGCGTCGGCTCGATCGAGGAACTGGTCGAGGCGCTGGAACCTGCATCGGGATCGTCCCGCGGGCGCGGCGGTGGCCGCCCGGTTTTCCTGGTCAACGGTATCCGCATCGGGTCCTTTCGCGAGTTTCGCAGCTATCCCCCCGAAGCCATTCGCAAGGTCGAGGTCCTGCCCGAAGAAGTCGCACAGCGTTTCGGCTTTCCGCCCGATCGCCGGGTCATCAATTTCATCCTCAAGCCCGATTTCCAGAGCCGCGAGATCGAGGCGGAACTGGAGGCACCGGACCGGGGCGGTTACGTCCAGACCGAACAGGAATTCACATGGCTGCGAATTTCACCGGACGGGCGTCTGAACGTCAATCTGGAGCATAACGACAGTGGCCTGCTGACCGAGGCGGAGCGGGACATCGTGCAGACCGCCGCCAGCATTCCGGGCGTCGCGACCGATCCCGACCCCGCCGCAGCGCGCAGTCTCGTCGCCGATTCCCGCAGTTTCGAAGCGACCGCGAACTGGGCTGCGGCGCTGGTGGAAAGCGGCACGTCGCTGACGCTGTCGACCGGATACGAGCATTCAGACAGCCTCAGCCTGTCGGGCCTCGACAGCGCATTGCTGGTGGCTCCCGACGGGACAAGCGTCCTTCGCACTTTCGATGCGGACAATCCGCTGACGCGCGAGACGAACAGCGATACCATTACCCTTGCCGGAAGCTATGCGAGGGCGCTGGGCGACTGGCAATTGACGGCTACGCTCGATTCCAGCGTTTCGGACAGCCGCACGCGGATCGACCGCGCTGCCGATACCTCGGCGCTGGAAGCCGCTGCACTGGCAGGCGCTTTCGACATTACGGGCGATCTGCCGCCGCTCGGCGAGGCCGGTTTCGACACGGCGCGGACCCGCAATTATGCCGGCGCCACCAAGGCGACCTTGCGGGGCCGCCCCGTCCTGCTGCCGGCAGGCGAGCTGGGCGTGACGCTGGATGCGGGCTACGACTGGTCGCGTATCGAAAGCAGCGATACCCGCAGCCTGTCCGATGCACAGCTGACGCGCGGCACCGTGTCTGGCGGCGTGAACGTGAACGTACCGATCGCCAGCCGGCGCGAAGGATTCCTGGAGGATGTCGGTGAACTTTCCGCAAACTTCCAGGCGCGCGCCGACCACCTTTCCGACTTCGGCATGCTGTTCGACTGGAGCGCGGGCCTCAACTGGCAGCCGCTCGATCGCCTGTCCTTCTCGGCCACCTATGTCAACAGCGAGGCCGCGCCCAGCCTGTCGCAACTGGGCGATCCGCAGACGGTCACGCTGAACGTGCCCGTCTTCGACCTCGCGCGCGGCGAGACGTCGCTGGTGACGGTGACCGACGGAGGCAATCCTTTGCTGCCGGCAGAAAGCCAGTCCGACTGGAAGCTGAGCGCGAACTGGGAATTGCCGACAAAGGCTGACCTGCGGCTGAATGTCGATTACATCGACAACACGTCGCGTAATGTCGCCAGCAGTTTCCCCTCGTTGACGCCCGCGTCGGAAGCGGCATTTCCGGGCCGCGTGACGCGCGCGGCGGACGGTACGCTGGTGGCGCTGGACACGCGGCCCGTCACCTTTGCCGAAACGCGCGCGAGGCGGCTGGTCTTCGGCCTGACCATGCGCGGCCAGATCGGAGCGGAGGAAGAGCGGGGCGGCGGTTCCGGACGCGGCGGGGGCGGCGGCGGTTCGCCTGCCGCAGCCTCGCCCGCAACCGGTGGCACCGGTGAGCGTGGCGGCGGCATGGACGACGGGCGTTTTGTCCGGTTGCAGGAAAGGTTCTGCGGCCTTCCCGAAGGACAGGCGCCCAATCTCGACGGATTGCCGGACCGTTTCCTGCAACGCCTCCGGGCGGAGGACGGCACGGTCGATCCCGCCCGGGTGGCCGAGGCGCAGGAACGTATCTGTTCCGCCGACGGTCCGCCTGCGCGCGGTGCAGAGTTTGCCCAACTGCGCGAGCGATTCTGCGCCGCGCCGGAAGGGACGATTCCCGACCTCGCAGGGTTGCCGGAAAGGCTGCTCGAACGCCTGCGGGGCGAAGATGGGGAGATCGACCCGGTGCGCGTGGCGCAGGCCCGCGAACGCATCTGCGGCGAAGATGGCGAGACACCGCGTGCATCCGGCGAAGGCGGCGGCAACGCTTCCGCACCTGCCATCGGACTGCCGGGCCGCGGCGACGGCCCGCGCCGCCCGCGTTATTTCCTCAATCTCAGCCATTCGGTCGAACTGGAAAACACGATTTTGGTGGCAGAGGGCGGACCGGTCCTCGACCAGCTGGACGGGGACGCGACCTCCACCTTCGGCCTGCCGCGTCACAGCACCACGCTGGAAGGCGGCCTGTTCCTCGACGGGATCGGTGTCCGCGCCTCGGCCAACTATCTCGGGTCGACCCGCCTTTCGGGCAGCGGCCTGCCGGGCAGCAGCGACCTGTTCATCGACGACCTCGCGACGCTTGATCTCAGGCTGTTCATGAATTTGGGCGAAGTCATTGGGCCGGACGAGGGCCTGCTGAAAGACCTGAGGCTCAGCCTAAGGACGGACAACGTCTTCGATGGCCGGCGGGCCGTGCGCGACGGGAACGGCGAGGTTCCGCTGCGCTTCCAGCCCTTGCTGATCGATCCGGTCGGGCGCTTCCTTGGCGTGGAACTTCGCAAGCTGTTCTAGCGATTGAGAAACCGGGCACCGCCGCCTATCTGCTGCGGTGATGGCGAATGAGAAGTCCGGCAGACCGCACGATCCGCGTGGGCAGGAGCGTTTCAACGAGGAACGCGCCGCCTACACGGTCGCCTCTGCCCAGCCGGATCTCGAAGCCGGGGTGAATGCCATCCGCGAGACCGTCAGGACGCTGAAGGCGCGTCCCGGCGTTTATCGCATGCTGGATAGCCGGGGCGACGTCCTCTACGTCGGCAAGGCGCGCAGCCTGAAGGCGCGGGTGGCGAACTACACGCAGGTCGCCGGGCTCACCAACCGTCTGCAGCGCATGGTCAGCCAGTGCCGCGCGATGGAAATCGTCACGACCAATTCGGAAGCCGAGGCACTGCTGCTGGAAGCGCAGTTCATCAAGCGTTTCCGCCCACCTTTCAACGTCCTGCTGCGCGACGACAAGAGCTTCCCCTTCATCCTCCTGCGCGAGGATCACGATTTCCCGCGCATCATGAAACATCGCGGCGCGCGCAGGGCGAAGGGCAGCTATTACGGGCCATTTGCCAGCGCGGGCAGCGTGAACACGACGATCAACGCGCTGCAGAAGCTGTTCCTGCTCAGGAGCTGTACGGACAGTTTCTTCGCCAATCGCGACCGGCCCTGCCTGCTCTACCAGATCAAGCGGTGCAGTGCCCCCTGCGTGGGCCGCATCGACGAGGCGGGTTACGGCGAACTGCTGAAGGAAGCGAAGGACTTCCTCGGCGGCAAATCGGGTGCGGTGCAGTCGAAGATCGAGAAGCAGATGGCGAAGGCAGCGGAGGATCTCGATTTCGAGACGGCCGCCATCCTGCGCGATCGCCTGCGCGCCGCAACCTTCATCCAGGGGTCGCAGGCGGTGAACGCCTCGGGCGTTGGCGATGCCGACGTCTTCGCGCTGGCGCACAAGAACGGGCAGATCGCGGTGCAGGCGTTCTTCGTTCGCGGCGGCCAGAACTGGGGGCACCGCGCCTTCTTCCCGCGCAACATTGCCGGCGAGGGGGAAGGGGCGGTCCTGTCCGCCGTGCTCCTGCAATTCTACGAGGAAGTGCCCCCGCCGCGCACCCTGCTGGTCGACCGCGAATTGCCGGAACAGGACTTGATCGCAGAAGCGCTGGCCGAAAAAGCCGGTCACAAGATCGCGATCTCCATTCCCCAGCGCGGGGACCGGCGGCGACTGATGGAACAGGCTCAGCGCAATGCGGTGGAGGCGCTGGACCGGCGGCTGGCGGAAAGCGGCACGCAGGCCAAGCTCAACCGCGACCTGGCGGAGTTTCTCGAACTGGCCGAACCGCCCCAGCGGATCGAGGTCTACGACAACAGCCATATCCAGGGCGCGAAGGCCGTGGGCGCGATGGTGGTCGCGGGGCCGGAAGGCTTCGAGAAGGGCCAGTACCGCAAGTTCAACATCAAGTCGGCGCAGACGAACGACGATTTCGGCATGATGCGCGAGGTCATGGCGCGCCGCTTCCGCAAGCTGGCGGAAGATGCACCGGACGGAGACGCGCCGGGCAGGAAGAACAGTCACGAGACGATCTGGCCCGACCTGCTGCTGATCGACGGTGGGAAGGGTCAGATGTCGAGCGTGATGGGCGTGCTGGAGGAACTGGGCATTGCCGAGCGGGTGCCGGTCATCGCCATCGCGAAAGGGCCGGACCACGGGCGTGAGGGGCGCGAGGTCTTCCATTTCCCCGACGGGCGGGAAAAGACACTGCCGGTCAATTCGCCGCTGCTGTATCACCTGCAGCGCCTGCGCGACGAAGTGCATCGCTACGTCATCGGGGCTCACAGGGCCAAGCGCAGCCGCGCGATCACCGCCTCTCCGCTCGACGAAATTCCCGGTATCGGCCCGGCGCGAAAGCGTGCGCTGCTCCTTCATTTCGGCACTGCGGGCAAGGTGCGCGCCGCCGCGCTTGAGGACCTGCAGAGGGCGCCCGGTGTCAGTGAGGCGGTGGCCCGCACGGTCTACGATTTCTACCACGCGGGCGACTAGGCCGCGCTGCCTCCGGCTTTCGGTGGTTAGCTACGGATTAATAAAAACGCGCATGGCAACCTGATCTTTACATCCTGCCCCTTATTGCCGGATTGTAATGGAGCGGGTCACTCCCAACTGGTTCCGCCGGGTCTTGACATCGGCGAGAACGCATCACGCAGCGATAGCCATCGCCGTGGCTGCGGTTGCGGCTGCCATCAGCCTCTTGCGTCCGCTCGATATCGCGGTGTGGAGCATCCAGGCTCAGCTGTTTTCGCACGAACCGAGCGGCGACATCGTTTATGTGAGCGATGAAGGCGGCGCAGAAGCCGAGACTGCGGCGGAACGCAACGCCCGTTTGGCCAGCCTTCTCGACAGCTTGGCTGAACAAGGTGCAGGACAGGTCGTTCTGACGCAACCAGTCACGCGGAGCCGGTCTCTGCTTTCGGACATCAAGCTGCGAGAATCGATCCGAACGCTGGGCGATCGCTTGGTCCTGACCCATACGGTGCGCGAGGATTTTGGGGCGGATATGTATCTGCGGCCGAACGATGTGTTCTTCTCGCACGGAATTCGGTCGGTCAGCAGCGACATGCAGGATGACTTCATGCAATTCGTATGGGTCATCGAACCCAGCTACGAACGGCTCGGCACAAGTGATCCCGCTTTGTGGACTGCTCTCTCTCCGGGTGCGGAATCAGCTCCCGTGTTCGTCGATTACAGTATCGACTGGAAACAGATTCCGACATCGGATGTACGAAGCCTCGTTGCCAGTTCCACCGACGCGAATATTCGCGGCAAGACCTTTGTAGTGGGTTCATTGGCCGGGGAAGGCATTCAGGCAAAGATACCGGGCTATGGCCCCGTGCCTGCTCCGTTGATCCATATCCTGGCCGCCGAAACCAGCATACGCGGCTCGGGCCACCTGATTTCAGGAATAACAATGGTGGCAGCGTTCGGTGCAGTCCTGCTTGCCGGTCTGCACCTGCTCCCAGCCGGCCGACGCCGCAGGATCTTTTATGCCTGCTGGGTCGCAAGCTTCGGCTTCGTGATCGTTCTCTCCGCCGAATTCGGATTACGTGTGGAAATTGTGGATGCTTTCCTCATCCCGCTGGTATTCGGTTTCCTGCGCGCGAAGGCGAACTTCAAACGCCGGCATTTCTACACGGACGAGAAAAGCAGGCTGCCCAACTTCATGGCACTGCGGCGCGACCTCGGCGACGAGGGTGCGCGTGACGATTATGCCATGGTCATTGCAAAGATCACCCGGCTCGAGGCCATCTTCGCCTCGCTCGTTCCCGCCGAACAGAAGCGCTATCTGCGCCAGGTCGCCTCACGCCTGAGTCTCGGCGACGAGAATACCGCTGTCTATTACGACGGCGGCAAGTATTTCGGCTTCGTCCTGCCGCTTGCGCGGTACGACGATCTGGAAGCGCATCTCGATGGATTGCGGGCCGTGGTATCGCAGGCAATCCTGTTGTCGGATCGCCCCGTCGACGTGTCCTTGACCATCGGCGTCGACTGCTCGCTCGACAAGCCGCTCCATGCCCGCATCAGTTCGGCCATCGCGGCTGCCGATCAGGCACGTGAGGCCTATCGCCCCGTATTCATCATCACCGATTTCGAGGCCGATAGCGAGCAATGGGATTATTCCCTGCAGGCGCGGCTGGAAACGGCCCTTAGCGAGGACCGGATTTCCATCAAGCTGCAGCCCAAGGCAGAACTGGAAACCGGACGGATCGTCGGCGCCGAGGCGCTGGCCCGGTGGGTAGACCAGGAAAAGGGCGAGATTTCTCCCGCCCAGTTCGTTCCGCAGTGCGAACGTGCAGGGCGTCTCGACGACCTGACCCGCCGGGTGATGTTGCGGAGCATGCAGGCATCGCACGATCTGGCGGTGCGGGAATTGCCGTCGCAGGTCTCGATCAATGTCTCCGCAGTCCAACTGGTCGATAATCGGATCGTCGAGATCGTGCATCGCGCCCTGAACGAGTCTTCGGTGAACCCCTGCGATATCACGATCGAGATTACGGAGACGGCCAGGATCGAGGATTTCGACCGTGCGGGCGCGATCATGCTGCAATTGGCAGAGGAGGGGATTCGCTTCTCCATCGACGATTTCGGCGTCGCCAGCGCGAATCTCGATGCATTGTTCCGACTGCCCTTCAACGAGCTGAAGCTGGACCAGATGTTCGTGCGCGAAATCGGCCGTTCGAATCTGGCAGGCTCTATCGTCGCCAACACCATCTCACTCGCCCGCGATGCCGGTCTTTCGACGGTGGCCGAAGGTATCGAGGACGAATCGACCTTCGTATCGTTAAGAAATCTGGGCTGCGATTACGGTCAGGGTTACTATCTGGGTCGACCGCAAACCATTCCGCTGTTCAGGGAAACCCTTATTTTGCAAGGGGATATGGAGGATCGCCAGAGATCGTTTGGTTAATCCTTTACTAATCGTAAACCTTAAGATATGCCTAATGGTCCAAACCATTAAGGGGATATTTTATGTTCCGTTCGATCTGGGACTGGATTTTCGGCAACTGAGCCGAGCCAGCAATTCAAGAAAAAAGGCTCCGTTGACGGAGCCTTTTTTTGTGTCTGACGCTGATTCGCTCGGTTCGGGGAGCGGCGAAACGCTCGCCAATGACCGCGCTCGAATAAGCCTGGTTCCGTAAGCGCTTACCTTTCGACGCGTGGCAGGTCGTCGATGCCGTAGTGGCGAAACATCTCGTCGGTCTGTGGGCCGAATTCCAGTGCGCGTTCCAGGGACTTCATCGCTGCGTCCTGCTGATTGCCGCGCCACAGGAGCAACGCCTTGACATAATGTGCAGTGGACGATCGCTCGTCGAGCACGATGGCCGCTTCGGCATCTTGCCCCGCTGCTACCAGATCTCCGGTCCGCAGGTTCAGGACGGCGCGTGCCGAATGGTTCTGGGCCTCGTCAGGGGCCTGCGCAAGGGCAGCGTCGCACATCTCACGTGTCTGGACGTATCCGGTCTGCTCGAACGCCAGTTGCAGGCATAGAAACGACAGATCGCCTGCGTTTCGGGTTGCTTCGGTTGCGGCGTCGTAGTCTTTCAGGGCTCTGTCCAGCTGGCCCAGTTTTTCAAAAGCCATGCCGCGATAAAGGAGCACGCCGTGATCCAGCGGCTCGTCAGGCAGGATGACGGAGAACCCCTGTACGGCTTCAGCCCAATTACCGAGATCGAAGTCGGTCTGCGCCAATATTGCGATCCCCTCGAGCCAGCCCGCATTCCTTTCCAGCGCCAATTCGAGGTCGCGTTTTTTCGCTGCGTGATCGCCTTCCGGATGGTAACCCGAACGAACGTAATAGGGGTAGAAGTAATCGGGGGTCGCAGCCACGACCTGGTCGATCATTTTCCGGTCCACATCGTAATTGCCCAGCGATGCATGAATGTCCGCGGCGGCATACAGCGCCGGCAGGTCATCAGCTTTGTTCGCGGTCAGCGATTCGGCCAGAAGGACAGCGTCGTCAGCCCTGCCCATGGCGACCAGGAGCTGGCCTTTCATCATGGCGACAGAACGATCCTCCGGGAACGCTGCGATGTAGTCGTCCGCGGCAGCGAGAGCCTCCTCTTCCCGCTGCGCGCGGTAGAGATTCCATGCGAGCTGGACGTGCGCCCACCTCAAAAGGCGTGGTTCGATCGCCAGCGCGGCGCGAAGTTTCTCGCGGTGAAGATCCTCGTCACCGGTGCGTTCCGCCTGCACCCCCTGTGCGGCCAATCTCAGTGCCTTGTCCGGGGCGAGTGCCACGGCCCGGACAAGGTCTGCTCTTGCCAGATCGACCCTGTTGGTCCTGGTAAACGCTATGGCGCGAAGGGCCAGGGCACTCGCTTCGTGTGTTGAATTCTCGTAATCGTCGGAAGTCAGCTCGATGATCCTGGCCCACTCGGTCAGGTCGACGAGATTTTGCGCTTCGACCAGATCCTTGGGCAGCGCCGCCGCCTGCGTAGCGGCAGCGGTCCCGTCCTGCGCCGCTGCCGTAATCGTCGGCACCACCATCAGTGCAGCCGCAATCGCCAAAGCACCTGTTTTCACGCCATTTCCCCCTGCATGTTTCCGCAGGACCGTTATCAGCGGGGGCGGGCGAAGGGCAATGGCATGGGCGAGCGAAGCCAGGCCTGTCGCTATGTCGCTATGGCGCTTTCTTGCGTCGGCGCATCATGCCTTCCTGCGCTACGCTGGCGACAAGGTTTCCGTCCCGGTCGAAGATGCGGCCGCGGTTGAAGCCGCGTCCGCTGCCGCTCCACGGGGCGTCGGTGGCGTAGAGCAGCCATTCGTCGGCCCGGGCCTCGCGATGGAACCAGATCGCGTGGTCGAGGCTGGCGCCGACCAGTTCGCCGCGCATCCAGCTGAGGCCATGCGGCAGGGCGCTCGTACCGAGCAGGGTGTAATCGCTGGCATAGGCGATCACCGCGCGGTGGATGGCGGGGTCGTCGGCGATCGGCGGAAGGGTGCCGGCGGTCTTGAACCAGCTATGCGCGCGCGGTTCCTTGGGTTCCGCGTTCATCCAGTGCAGCTTGTCCGTCGTGCGCATTTCGATGGGGCGGGGGCGCAGCATGATCTTGCGCGTTTCTTCCGGCATGTTGCCCTTGTCCGCAAAATGCCGCCGCATCTCCATGTCGGATTTGAGATCCTCGGGCGACGCGACGTCGGGCATCGGGCTGTCCTGGTGCGCCATGCCTTCCTCCGGCCGCTGGAAGCTGGCGGTGAGGT
This is a stretch of genomic DNA from Erythrobacteraceae bacterium WH01K. It encodes these proteins:
- a CDS encoding GGDEF domain-containing phosphodiesterase, whose protein sequence is MTSARTHHAAIAIAVAAVAAAISLLRPLDIAVWSIQAQLFSHEPSGDIVYVSDEGGAEAETAAERNARLASLLDSLAEQGAGQVVLTQPVTRSRSLLSDIKLRESIRTLGDRLVLTHTVREDFGADMYLRPNDVFFSHGIRSVSSDMQDDFMQFVWVIEPSYERLGTSDPALWTALSPGAESAPVFVDYSIDWKQIPTSDVRSLVASSTDANIRGKTFVVGSLAGEGIQAKIPGYGPVPAPLIHILAAETSIRGSGHLISGITMVAAFGAVLLAGLHLLPAGRRRRIFYACWVASFGFVIVLSAEFGLRVEIVDAFLIPLVFGFLRAKANFKRRHFYTDEKSRLPNFMALRRDLGDEGARDDYAMVIAKITRLEAIFASLVPAEQKRYLRQVASRLSLGDENTAVYYDGGKYFGFVLPLARYDDLEAHLDGLRAVVSQAILLSDRPVDVSLTIGVDCSLDKPLHARISSAIAAADQAREAYRPVFIITDFEADSEQWDYSLQARLETALSEDRISIKLQPKAELETGRIVGAEALARWVDQEKGEISPAQFVPQCERAGRLDDLTRRVMLRSMQASHDLAVRELPSQVSINVSAVQLVDNRIVEIVHRALNESSVNPCDITIEITETARIEDFDRAGAIMLQLAEEGIRFSIDDFGVASANLDALFRLPFNELKLDQMFVREIGRSNLAGSIVANTISLARDAGLSTVAEGIEDESTFVSLRNLGCDYGQGYYLGRPQTIPLFRETLILQGDMEDRQRSFG
- a CDS encoding wax ester/triacylglycerol synthase family O-acyltransferase; translation: MRQLQGMDASFVALETRNSPMHIGSILIYNPETAPGGFVRFKDILAFFESRMQLSRTIRQRLVRVPFDLDYPYWVEDPDFDLEYHVRHLALPKPGDWRQLCIQAARIFARPLDLTRPPWEFTVVEGLENVEGVPKGSYAMVTKVHHAAIDGMSGVDLLEAMHTLDPTAPPPSEPDTWEPEKIPNAAELLGKSYFNALTNPMKQIDVAARAAPGFAKAIKGLAAKDFRVTTDLVAPRTRFNRKISPHRVVQGVSVPLADIKAIRALSPGCKVNDVFLAIIGGGLHKYLTAKDDLPKRTMTAMAPISVREKDEKGDMGNQVAAMIAPLGTHISEPVRRLEYVHEHTVNSKAMTDALGARNMTEVSKVSPALYMSLGARLYTQLGLSERVKQPFSTVVTNVPGPPVPIYSCGARLESQMGLICLTDGMGVAHTVQSYVDEATICFTACRELLSDPDFYIACIEESFHELRDAARGASTGPASGHAANEKSAGEKKRPARKTAVPGKTKRTAGKNTTRKTTGTQSKKGRSTS
- a CDS encoding TonB-dependent receptor; this encodes MAQDTDGTASVDPETGEIVVVAPRLRGQVDTDVPPLLELDEEDIEAYGVGSIEELVEALEPASGSSRGRGGGRPVFLVNGIRIGSFREFRSYPPEAIRKVEVLPEEVAQRFGFPPDRRVINFILKPDFQSREIEAELEAPDRGGYVQTEQEFTWLRISPDGRLNVNLEHNDSGLLTEAERDIVQTAASIPGVATDPDPAAARSLVADSRSFEATANWAAALVESGTSLTLSTGYEHSDSLSLSGLDSALLVAPDGTSVLRTFDADNPLTRETNSDTITLAGSYARALGDWQLTATLDSSVSDSRTRIDRAADTSALEAAALAGAFDITGDLPPLGEAGFDTARTRNYAGATKATLRGRPVLLPAGELGVTLDAGYDWSRIESSDTRSLSDAQLTRGTVSGGVNVNVPIASRREGFLEDVGELSANFQARADHLSDFGMLFDWSAGLNWQPLDRLSFSATYVNSEAAPSLSQLGDPQTVTLNVPVFDLARGETSLVTVTDGGNPLLPAESQSDWKLSANWELPTKADLRLNVDYIDNTSRNVASSFPSLTPASEAAFPGRVTRAADGTLVALDTRPVTFAETRARRLVFGLTMRGQIGAEEERGGGSGRGGGGGGSPAAASPATGGTGERGGGMDDGRFVRLQERFCGLPEGQAPNLDGLPDRFLQRLRAEDGTVDPARVAEAQERICSADGPPARGAEFAQLRERFCAAPEGTIPDLAGLPERLLERLRGEDGEIDPVRVAQARERICGEDGETPRASGEGGGNASAPAIGLPGRGDGPRRPRYFLNLSHSVELENTILVAEGGPVLDQLDGDATSTFGLPRHSTTLEGGLFLDGIGVRASANYLGSTRLSGSGLPGSSDLFIDDLATLDLRLFMNLGEVIGPDEGLLKDLRLSLRTDNVFDGRRAVRDGNGEVPLRFQPLLIDPVGRFLGVELRKLF
- a CDS encoding acyl-CoA thioesterase II, whose amino-acid sequence is MSDNSDETPDPQQLTDGLVRLLTVERTGEDSFRGRQQKDGFGRVFGGQVIAQALQAAQATVGDGKHAHSLHAYFLRGGEEGVDIDHATARDFEGRSFANRRAVASQNGKPILNLTASFQRPEEGMAHQDSPMPDVASPEDLKSDMEMRRHFADKGNMPEETRKIMLRPRPIEMRTTDKLHWMNAEPKEPRAHSWFKTAGTLPPIADDPAIHRAVIAYASDYTLLGTSALPHGLSWMRGELVGASLDHAIWFHREARADEWLLYATDAPWSGSGRGFNRGRIFDRDGNLVASVAQEGMMRRRKKAP
- the uvrC gene encoding excinuclease ABC subunit UvrC, yielding MANEKSGRPHDPRGQERFNEERAAYTVASAQPDLEAGVNAIRETVRTLKARPGVYRMLDSRGDVLYVGKARSLKARVANYTQVAGLTNRLQRMVSQCRAMEIVTTNSEAEALLLEAQFIKRFRPPFNVLLRDDKSFPFILLREDHDFPRIMKHRGARRAKGSYYGPFASAGSVNTTINALQKLFLLRSCTDSFFANRDRPCLLYQIKRCSAPCVGRIDEAGYGELLKEAKDFLGGKSGAVQSKIEKQMAKAAEDLDFETAAILRDRLRAATFIQGSQAVNASGVGDADVFALAHKNGQIAVQAFFVRGGQNWGHRAFFPRNIAGEGEGAVLSAVLLQFYEEVPPPRTLLVDRELPEQDLIAEALAEKAGHKIAISIPQRGDRRRLMEQAQRNAVEALDRRLAESGTQAKLNRDLAEFLELAEPPQRIEVYDNSHIQGAKAVGAMVVAGPEGFEKGQYRKFNIKSAQTNDDFGMMREVMARRFRKLAEDAPDGDAPGRKNSHETIWPDLLLIDGGKGQMSSVMGVLEELGIAERVPVIAIAKGPDHGREGREVFHFPDGREKTLPVNSPLLYHLQRLRDEVHRYVIGAHRAKRSRAITASPLDEIPGIGPARKRALLLHFGTAGKVRAAALEDLQRAPGVSEAVARTVYDFYHAGD
- a CDS encoding tetratricopeptide repeat protein, translated to MKTGALAIAAALMVVPTITAAAQDGTAAATQAAALPKDLVEAQNLVDLTEWARIIELTSDDYENSTHEASALALRAIAFTRTNRVDLARADLVRAVALAPDKALRLAAQGVQAERTGDEDLHREKLRAALAIEPRLLRWAHVQLAWNLYRAQREEEALAAADDYIAAFPEDRSVAMMKGQLLVAMGRADDAVLLAESLTANKADDLPALYAAADIHASLGNYDVDRKMIDQVVAATPDYFYPYYVRSGYHPEGDHAAKKRDLELALERNAGWLEGIAILAQTDFDLGNWAEAVQGFSVILPDEPLDHGVLLYRGMAFEKLGQLDRALKDYDAATEATRNAGDLSFLCLQLAFEQTGYVQTREMCDAALAQAPDEAQNHSARAVLNLRTGDLVAAGQDAEAAIVLDERSSTAHYVKALLLWRGNQQDAAMKSLERALEFGPQTDEMFRHYGIDDLPRVER